Proteins encoded within one genomic window of Propionispora vibrioides:
- a CDS encoding ATP-binding cassette domain-containing protein, producing the protein MMNVLITGMTLGELFVRYPYARDFFEAFGEYEAQETLPVADFFSMLDDELLAGRGGGREDLPRQLAEYLAFMQQLTEPPVEEVRSITIVGGWDKSGVPENCCLTIRPGEIICIVGPTGSGKSRLLADIEWLAQGDTPTGRRILINGQPPPGAIRFSVEQKLVAQLSQNMNFIMDLTVEEFIAMHAGSRMREDVAGITRIIVEEANRLAGEAFAAATPVTALSGGQSRALMIADTAFLSRSPIVLIDEIENAGIDRRQALGLLVTQQKIVLMATHDPFLALLGDKRIVTGNGGIRDVLDTSAKERENLRLLQSVDAMLNGLRQDLRSGRRVELDQLGLIEGLKHEFG; encoded by the coding sequence ATGAAGCACAAGAAACACTGCCAGTTGCAGATTTTTTTTCCATGCTGGATGACGAGCTTTTAGCCGGCCGGGGGGGTGGACGGGAAGATCTGCCCCGGCAGTTAGCGGAATATCTGGCTTTTATGCAGCAGCTCACAGAGCCTCCGGTGGAAGAGGTCCGGTCAATCACCATCGTTGGTGGCTGGGACAAAAGCGGTGTGCCGGAGAACTGCTGCCTAACCATCCGGCCAGGTGAAATTATTTGTATTGTCGGACCTACCGGTTCAGGCAAGAGCCGTCTATTGGCCGATATCGAATGGCTGGCCCAGGGGGATACGCCTACGGGGCGACGCATTTTAATTAATGGGCAGCCTCCGCCTGGGGCAATACGTTTTTCTGTCGAACAGAAATTGGTGGCGCAACTGTCGCAAAATATGAACTTCATTATGGATTTAACGGTGGAAGAGTTTATTGCTATGCATGCCGGGAGTCGGATGAGGGAAGATGTGGCCGGCATAACTAGGATCATTGTAGAGGAAGCCAACCGGCTGGCGGGGGAAGCGTTTGCCGCCGCTACACCGGTTACTGCGTTAAGTGGCGGACAGTCTCGGGCGCTGATGATTGCCGATACGGCTTTTTTGAGCAGGTCCCCCATTGTGCTGATTGATGAAATTGAAAACGCCGGGATTGACCGCCGGCAAGCTTTGGGGTTGCTGGTTACGCAGCAGAAAATTGTGCTGATGGCAACGCATGACCCGTTTTTGGCTTTATTGGGTGATAAGCGGATTGTAACAGGTAATGGCGGGATTCGCGATGTATTGGACACCAGTGCGAAGGAGCGGGAAAACCTCAGGCTGCTGCAAAGTGTAGATGCTATGTTAAACGGATTGCGTCAGGATTTGCGGTCAGGCAGGCGAGTAGAGCTGGACCAATTGGGGCTGATAGAAGGACTGAAACATGAATTTGGCTGA